A portion of the Acidisoma sp. PAMC 29798 genome contains these proteins:
- a CDS encoding SDR family NAD(P)-dependent oxidoreductase: protein MTDKPIPAPFRADGLVAAVTGGANGIGLAAAKLLVTMGCRVVVTDRDGAAAIEAATAIGPDVAFGLELDVAKEASVDAAFAQIDAKVGRLDILINNAGRAIRKPSLELSLADWDAVVAVNMTGAFLCARAAATLMIRGGAGGVIVNTASIMGLSGGGLYPNISYQTTKGAIVNMTRALAVEWAPHNVRVNAVAPIWTRTGFIGQLEESPELMARIQAVTPLGRLAEAEDVAYAIAFLASPAAGMITGHTLAVDGGFLAQ, encoded by the coding sequence ATGACGGATAAGCCGATTCCTGCGCCCTTTCGGGCAGACGGTCTCGTTGCGGCCGTCACCGGCGGCGCCAACGGCATCGGCCTTGCTGCCGCGAAACTCCTCGTCACCATGGGCTGCCGTGTCGTCGTCACGGACCGGGACGGAGCGGCGGCGATTGAGGCCGCAACGGCTATCGGGCCGGACGTCGCCTTCGGCCTTGAGTTGGATGTCGCGAAGGAAGCGAGCGTCGACGCCGCCTTCGCGCAAATCGACGCAAAGGTAGGCCGGCTCGATATCCTCATCAACAACGCCGGCCGCGCGATCCGCAAACCGTCGCTTGAGCTCTCCCTCGCGGATTGGGATGCGGTGGTCGCCGTCAACATGACCGGCGCCTTCCTCTGCGCGCGGGCGGCGGCCACCCTCATGATCCGGGGTGGGGCAGGGGGCGTCATCGTCAACACCGCATCGATCATGGGCTTGTCCGGCGGTGGCCTTTATCCGAACATTTCCTACCAGACCACCAAAGGCGCCATCGTGAACATGACGCGCGCACTCGCCGTCGAGTGGGCGCCCCACAACGTCCGCGTCAACGCCGTCGCACCCATCTGGACGCGCACGGGTTTCATCGGCCAGCTTGAGGAAAGCCCCGAACTCATGGCCCGCATCCAGGCCGTCACGCCCCTCGGTCGCCTCGCGGAAGCGGAGGACGTCGCCTACGCCATCGCCTTCCTCGCCAGCCCCGCTGCCGGCATGATCACTGGCCACACGCTCGCCGTCGACGGCGGCTTCCTGGCGCAGTAG
- a CDS encoding SDR family NAD(P)-dependent oxidoreductase, with amino-acid sequence MCADKVSPGLGRLKNKAALVTGASNGIGRATAVLFAAEGARLIINDIDAARLEELRATLAASGADVRTVVGDVSKTEDARAMVAASVEAYGRIDILVANAGIIPELDLLTATAEDFDHVMAIDGRGMFLTCKYAAEAMLASGGGSIVCLSSISGEAGQKSQAVYGPAKFVASGITKHLAVELASRNIRVNAVAPGTIATEAVKKLSEAYIAGVKAMHPIGRLGQPEEVARVILFLASDEASFVTGVVLPVDGGYLAQ; translated from the coding sequence ATGTGCGCAGATAAGGTTTCCCCCGGTCTCGGCCGCCTGAAGAACAAGGCAGCACTCGTCACCGGCGCCTCCAACGGCATCGGCCGCGCGACCGCCGTGCTATTCGCGGCCGAAGGTGCACGGCTCATCATTAACGATATCGACGCGGCACGCTTGGAGGAATTGCGTGCCACCCTCGCAGCCTCCGGCGCCGATGTCCGCACCGTCGTCGGCGATGTTTCCAAAACGGAGGACGCCCGCGCCATGGTCGCGGCCTCGGTGGAGGCGTATGGCCGCATCGACATCCTCGTCGCCAATGCCGGCATCATTCCCGAACTTGACCTGCTGACGGCCACGGCGGAAGACTTCGACCATGTCATGGCGATCGATGGGCGCGGCATGTTCCTGACCTGCAAATACGCAGCCGAGGCGATGCTCGCCTCCGGCGGTGGATCGATCGTCTGCCTTTCCTCCATCTCCGGCGAGGCCGGGCAGAAGAGCCAGGCGGTCTACGGCCCGGCGAAATTCGTCGCCTCCGGCATCACCAAGCATCTCGCGGTCGAACTGGCTTCGCGCAATATCCGCGTCAATGCCGTGGCACCGGGCACCATCGCGACGGAAGCGGTGAAGAAGCTGTCAGAAGCCTATATTGCCGGCGTCAAGGCGATGCACCCCATCGGCCGCCTCGGCCAGCCGGAGGAGGTTGCGCGCGTGATCCTGTTCCTGGCCTCCGATGAAGCGTCCTTCGTCACCGGCGTCGTCCTGCCTGTCGACGGCGGCTATCTGGCGCAATGA
- a CDS encoding ABC transporter permease has protein sequence MTSAQTPDTPNRRFGLTSLTRAVNELTIVVGFVAISLYLAITTPSFLTSANLLSILLASSLIGIVAVGETFVIVTGGIDLSVGSVVAFTGVMAGLALNAHVPVPIAVLIGIGIGALSGGFIAFAVTTLNMSPFIVSLAVLAMARGLAFIVTNGNTIFSFPDAFDNIGGGNIGPFPVAALITLGLFLVAGLVLARSVFGAEVYAVGGNRDAARLAGIPVIRTLSIVYIISGACAGLGGVILAGRLDSAQPIAATGLELNAIAAVVIGGASLFGGKGSILGTLLGVLIIGLINNGLTLKNVQPFWVQFIQGAVIFGAVLIDSLNQKRRKS, from the coding sequence ATGACATCCGCGCAAACGCCCGACACCCCCAACCGCCGCTTCGGGCTGACCTCGCTCACCCGCGCGGTCAATGAACTCACCATTGTCGTGGGTTTCGTGGCGATCTCCCTCTATCTCGCGATCACGACGCCTTCGTTCCTGACCTCGGCCAATCTGCTCTCCATCCTGCTCGCCAGCTCGCTGATCGGCATCGTCGCGGTGGGCGAGACTTTCGTCATCGTCACCGGCGGCATCGACCTTTCAGTCGGTTCGGTCGTGGCCTTCACGGGCGTCATGGCGGGCCTTGCGTTGAATGCGCATGTGCCCGTGCCGATTGCCGTGCTCATCGGCATCGGCATCGGCGCCCTGTCCGGCGGCTTCATCGCCTTCGCGGTGACGACCTTGAACATGAGCCCCTTTATCGTCAGCCTCGCGGTACTGGCTATGGCGCGCGGTCTCGCCTTCATCGTCACCAACGGCAACACGATCTTTTCCTTCCCGGACGCGTTCGACAATATCGGCGGCGGCAATATCGGGCCGTTTCCGGTCGCGGCCCTCATCACGCTCGGACTCTTCCTCGTGGCGGGTCTTGTGCTGGCGCGCAGCGTCTTCGGCGCGGAGGTCTACGCCGTCGGCGGCAACCGCGATGCAGCGCGGTTGGCGGGCATTCCCGTCATCCGCACACTCTCCATCGTCTACATCATCAGCGGCGCCTGCGCGGGGCTCGGCGGCGTCATCCTGGCCGGGCGGCTCGATAGCGCGCAGCCGATCGCGGCCACTGGCCTCGAACTCAACGCCATCGCCGCCGTCGTCATTGGCGGCGCGTCGCTCTTCGGCGGCAAGGGCAGCATTCTCGGCACGCTGCTGGGCGTGCTCATCATCGGCCTGATCAACAACGGCCTGACGCTCAAGAACGTTCAGCCCTTCTGGGTGCAGTTCATCCAGGGTGCCGTCATCTTCGGCGCCGTGCTGATCGACAGCCTCAACCAAAAACGTCGCAAATCCTAA
- a CDS encoding sugar ABC transporter ATP-binding protein has translation MLRLLEMQDISKGFPGVKALSDVSIFLDKGEVLGIVGENGAGKSTLMKILAGVFPADAGNLRLEGVPFVPRNPRDALDAGIIVIHQELSLIPDRSVAENIFLGNLPSGRLGGVRRAALNRDAKRLLERVGLAIAPQTRVRHLGIAQQQLVEIARALSREARVIVMDEPTATLTTAEQRILFATIKTLRDAGVGLVFISHHLEEVFEICDRVTVLRDGAAVETRPAKDWTEANLIQAMVNRPIDALFPARVATLGKVLLEVENLTSEGRFEDVSFEVRAGEVVGLGGLIGAGRTEVLKTIYGALATTKGRVRVLSREARIRSPRDAIAAGVALVPEDRKGEGLVMPFTVRSNVALSTLTKLSWLRTILAQGRIDKLAEKSVADLRIRTPSIRQRVQSLSGGNQQKVVLGRALTTHPKVFLLDEPTRGIDVGAKVEVYRLINELAEQGAAILVVSSDMIELLGVCDRILVMRAGRLVGAVPKAEFSQERIMQLAALG, from the coding sequence GTGTTACGTCTTCTGGAGATGCAAGACATCTCCAAGGGATTTCCCGGCGTCAAGGCACTGTCCGATGTTAGCATCTTCCTCGACAAGGGGGAGGTACTGGGCATCGTCGGTGAGAATGGCGCCGGCAAGTCCACGCTCATGAAGATCCTGGCGGGCGTGTTCCCGGCGGACGCAGGCAATCTGCGTCTGGAAGGTGTGCCCTTCGTACCGCGCAATCCGCGCGATGCGCTCGACGCCGGCATCATCGTCATCCACCAGGAACTCAGCCTGATTCCTGATCGGTCGGTCGCCGAGAACATCTTCCTCGGTAATTTGCCCAGCGGCCGCCTGGGCGGCGTGCGTCGCGCGGCGCTGAACCGCGACGCCAAGCGGCTGCTGGAGCGTGTCGGCCTCGCCATCGCGCCGCAGACCCGCGTGCGCCATCTCGGTATCGCCCAGCAGCAACTCGTGGAAATCGCCCGCGCCTTGTCGCGGGAAGCGCGGGTCATCGTCATGGACGAGCCGACCGCGACGCTGACCACGGCCGAGCAGCGTATCCTCTTCGCGACCATCAAGACCTTGCGGGACGCGGGCGTCGGCCTCGTCTTCATCAGCCATCATCTTGAAGAGGTCTTCGAAATCTGCGACCGCGTGACCGTCCTGCGGGATGGTGCGGCCGTCGAGACCCGCCCGGCCAAGGATTGGACCGAGGCGAACCTCATCCAGGCGATGGTCAACCGGCCGATCGACGCGCTCTTTCCCGCCCGGGTTGCCACCCTCGGGAAGGTGCTGCTGGAAGTGGAAAACCTTACCTCCGAAGGCCGCTTCGAGGATGTCTCCTTCGAGGTCCGTGCCGGCGAGGTCGTCGGTCTCGGCGGCCTGATCGGCGCCGGCCGGACGGAGGTGCTCAAGACCATCTACGGCGCCCTCGCAACGACCAAAGGCCGCGTCCGCGTTCTGTCACGCGAAGCCCGCATCCGCTCCCCGCGCGACGCCATCGCCGCCGGCGTTGCGCTCGTGCCCGAGGACCGGAAAGGGGAGGGCCTGGTGATGCCCTTTACAGTCCGCAGCAATGTCGCATTGTCGACGCTCACGAAACTCTCCTGGTTACGGACCATTCTTGCCCAGGGCCGTATCGACAAGCTGGCCGAAAAGTCGGTCGCGGACCTCCGCATCCGCACGCCGAGCATCCGCCAGCGCGTGCAGTCACTCTCCGGTGGCAATCAGCAGAAGGTCGTGCTCGGCCGGGCGCTGACCACGCATCCAAAGGTCTTTCTCCTCGACGAACCGACGCGCGGCATCGATGTCGGCGCGAAGGTCGAGGTCTACCGTCTCATCAATGAACTGGCCGAGCAGGGCGCTGCGATCCTGGTCGTGTCCTCGGACATGATCGAGTTGCTCGGTGTCTGCGACCGGATTCTCGTCATGCGCGCCGGTCGCCTCGTCGGCGCCGTGCCGAAGGCGGAATTCAGCCAGGAGCGGATCATGCAGCTCGCGGCCCTCGGCTAG
- a CDS encoding sugar ABC transporter substrate-binding protein, with translation MMTFKQKLAAALSVSCLAFAIPAAHAADYTIGLSVATLANPFFQGMTAGVKAGIAKHPNLHLINTSANGDANTQTNQVTDLINQHVAALILNPINANSIVPVVKEANKKGIPVFTLDRGAACGGCQVNFLETDNEALGKEGADFIAAQLKQRYGSIKGNVVDLEGLLGTTAGDEREKGFATEFELLQKTNPDLKLVSRQAADFDADKGFNITTQLLAAHNDIDAIFNGNDDNAVGAVRAIHQANRFVPIGNPKHIVVIGIDGTEQGLTLIRKGQMDATMSQNPLTMAEQSVAYVEAYLHGDKASIPAHQFWPHMLLTKANIDSPEAKAYGLWGDQVSQ, from the coding sequence ATGATGACGTTCAAACAAAAGCTTGCGGCGGCGCTGTCCGTCTCCTGTCTTGCATTCGCCATACCGGCCGCACATGCCGCCGACTACACCATCGGCCTCAGCGTCGCGACTCTCGCCAACCCCTTCTTTCAGGGCATGACGGCGGGCGTGAAGGCGGGGATCGCGAAGCATCCCAACCTTCATCTCATCAACACCAGCGCGAATGGCGATGCGAATACGCAGACCAACCAGGTCACCGACCTCATTAACCAGCATGTCGCGGCCCTGATCCTCAATCCGATCAACGCGAACTCCATCGTGCCGGTTGTCAAGGAAGCCAATAAGAAAGGCATCCCCGTCTTCACGCTCGATCGCGGCGCTGCCTGCGGCGGCTGCCAGGTGAACTTCCTCGAGACCGACAACGAGGCGCTCGGCAAGGAGGGTGCTGACTTCATCGCGGCGCAGCTCAAGCAGCGGTATGGCTCGATCAAGGGCAATGTCGTCGATCTCGAAGGCCTGCTCGGCACCACTGCCGGCGACGAGCGCGAGAAAGGCTTCGCGACCGAGTTCGAGTTGCTACAGAAGACTAACCCCGACCTCAAGCTCGTCTCCCGCCAGGCCGCCGACTTCGACGCCGACAAGGGCTTCAACATCACCACGCAACTTCTCGCCGCGCACAACGATATCGATGCGATTTTCAACGGCAATGACGACAACGCCGTCGGCGCCGTTCGCGCCATCCATCAGGCCAACCGCTTCGTGCCCATCGGCAACCCCAAGCACATCGTCGTTATCGGCATCGACGGCACCGAGCAGGGGCTGACGCTGATCCGTAAGGGCCAGATGGACGCTACGATGTCGCAGAACCCACTCACAATGGCCGAACAGTCGGTCGCCTATGTCGAAGCCTATCTGCACGGCGACAAGGCGAGCATCCCGGCGCATCAGTTCTGGCCGCATATGCTGCTGACCAAGGCCAATATCGATAGCCCGGAAGCCAAGGCCTACGGCCTCTGGGGCGATCAGGTCAGCCAGTGA
- a CDS encoding SMP-30/gluconolactonase/LRE family protein has translation MTGHSFGNPASLPLGPLTGWADPAEDGVRCYAPDGDLIGKIHLPERCANLCFGGKKGDRLFMTASTSVYSLYLNTAGAMRP, from the coding sequence ATGACCGGCCATTCCTTCGGCAACCCCGCATCCCTGCCGCTCGGGCCGCTGACCGGTTGGGCGGATCCGGCGGAAGACGGCGTACGCTGCTACGCGCCCGACGGCGACTTGATTGGGAAAATCCATTTGCCGGAACGCTGCGCGAACTTGTGTTTCGGCGGCAAGAAAGGCGATCGACTCTTCATGACGGCCAGCACATCCGTCTATTCACTCTATCTGAATACGGCGGGCGCTATGCGGCCATGA
- the denD gene encoding D-erythronate dehydrogenase, with protein sequence MRLVVTGAAGLLGQRLIAAVLKRGHLTGSDGVSGPITQIFAFDRAEPSGFQDERVIAVTGDVSDPAQIAKLIDGDTSSVVHLAAIVSGQAEQDFDLGMRINVDATRVVMERIRNAAPGAKLVITSSVAVFGGSMPAVVPDSYVWKPQSSYGTQKAINDLLLADYSRRGYLDGRSLRMPTIVVRPGEPNSAAPSFASGIIREPLNGLDADCPVSPDTVLWLMSPEQAIQNILHGHELPASDLGGDRVINMPGLSITVAEMLRALRVVGGDAVADRVHMRPDPRVENIVNSWPGDFSADLAHRLGFTHDVDFNGVIEAFVKHNATQTRAH encoded by the coding sequence ATGCGTCTTGTCGTTACCGGAGCCGCCGGCCTTCTTGGGCAGCGGCTCATCGCCGCCGTTCTGAAGCGTGGCCATTTGACCGGCTCCGACGGCGTGTCGGGTCCGATTACGCAGATCTTCGCCTTCGACAGGGCGGAGCCGAGCGGCTTTCAGGATGAGCGTGTCATTGCCGTAACCGGCGATGTCAGCGACCCCGCGCAGATCGCAAAGCTGATCGACGGTGACACATCAAGCGTTGTGCATCTCGCCGCCATCGTCTCCGGTCAGGCCGAGCAGGATTTTGATCTCGGCATGCGCATCAACGTCGATGCGACGCGCGTGGTGATGGAGCGGATCCGAAACGCCGCTCCCGGCGCCAAGCTCGTCATCACCAGTTCTGTCGCGGTCTTCGGCGGTTCCATGCCGGCCGTCGTGCCGGACAGCTACGTGTGGAAGCCGCAAAGCTCCTACGGAACTCAGAAAGCGATCAATGATCTGCTGCTCGCCGACTACAGCAGGCGGGGTTACCTCGACGGCCGCAGCCTGCGGATGCCGACCATCGTCGTGCGTCCGGGAGAGCCCAATAGCGCCGCGCCGAGTTTCGCGAGCGGCATCATCCGCGAACCACTCAACGGCTTGGACGCCGATTGCCCGGTTTCGCCCGACACCGTGCTGTGGCTGATGTCGCCGGAGCAGGCCATCCAGAACATCCTGCACGGCCACGAATTGCCGGCGTCTGACCTTGGCGGCGACCGTGTCATCAACATGCCCGGCCTGTCCATCACGGTCGCCGAGATGCTGCGCGCGCTGCGCGTCGTCGGCGGAGACGCCGTCGCAGACCGCGTCCATATGCGGCCAGACCCGAGGGTGGAAAACATCGTCAATTCCTGGCCCGGAGATTTTTCCGCGGATCTCGCGCACCGTCTCGGCTTCACGCACGACGTTGACTTCAATGGCGTGATCGAGGCTTTCGTCAAACACAATGCCACGCAGACGAGAGCCCACTAG
- a CDS encoding FadR/GntR family transcriptional regulator translates to MAKSPRSRTDHLTEALRARIGRGLFPVGSKLPSEQAIGLKFQVSRTVVREAVTRLKADGLIETRKGTAARVRAASPTSDSGVSLPRSIDGLLGFLEVRRPIEAEMAALAAERRTEAQCAAIEAALLAIDRAQQESGTGVEEDLQLHLAIGRATSNAYWNQFVGLFAEPMRAAIRLTRANEARRVDFASAVAVEHQRIYEAILEQNSDAARAAAHRHVENAATRVLLADREFWQEEGGALAEDWAAQDRID, encoded by the coding sequence ATGGCCAAGAGCCCTCGCAGCCGGACTGATCACCTCACCGAGGCGCTGCGCGCGCGGATCGGGCGGGGATTGTTTCCAGTCGGCTCGAAGCTGCCGTCCGAGCAGGCGATTGGGCTGAAGTTCCAGGTCAGCCGCACCGTTGTGCGCGAAGCGGTGACGCGGCTGAAGGCGGACGGGCTGATCGAGACCCGCAAGGGTACCGCCGCGCGTGTAAGGGCCGCGAGCCCGACCTCCGACAGTGGCGTTTCCTTGCCGCGGTCGATCGACGGCCTTTTGGGCTTCCTGGAGGTACGGCGGCCAATCGAGGCGGAGATGGCGGCGCTGGCGGCGGAGCGGCGGACGGAGGCACAATGTGCGGCCATCGAAGCGGCCCTGCTTGCCATTGATCGCGCCCAGCAGGAATCGGGCACGGGCGTCGAAGAGGATTTGCAGCTTCATCTCGCGATCGGCCGTGCGACGTCCAACGCCTATTGGAACCAGTTCGTGGGTCTCTTTGCGGAGCCGATGCGCGCGGCGATCCGGCTGACGCGGGCGAACGAGGCGCGGCGCGTCGATTTCGCCTCAGCGGTGGCGGTGGAGCATCAGCGTATCTATGAGGCGATCCTGGAGCAGAATTCGGACGCGGCGCGGGCAGCGGCGCATCGCCATGTCGAAAACGCGGCGACGCGCGTGCTGCTCGCCGATCGGGAGTTCTGGCAGGAAGAGGGTGGCGCGTTGGCGGAGGATTGGGCGGCGCAGGACCGAATCGATTGA
- a CDS encoding GlxA family transcriptional regulator produces the protein MARTIAIVAMPDVQLLDVSGPVDVFAEANVQAGRGVYRLLIVASAPGYIRSSSSTRLVPDYVIGDPLAEKIDTLLVAGGPHAAVVTPDATVVDWLRSTAPATRRYGSVCAGAFLLAETGLLDGRRVTTHWAVAAELSRRYPAVTVEEDAIHVRDGRLRTAAGVTAGLDLALALVEEDVGRDIAMKVAGQLVMFFKRPGGQMQFSRKEEAAPVGRSALQEVQRWVAANPAADHSVAALAYRMGLSPRHFARLFRSELGVTPAVWVETTRIAVARRLLEEGRETPKQVAAHCGFTDADTLRRAFVRQVGVTPADYRRRHAHLAV, from the coding sequence ATGGCCAGGACCATCGCCATCGTTGCCATGCCGGACGTCCAGTTGCTTGACGTTTCGGGCCCGGTCGACGTCTTCGCTGAGGCGAACGTGCAGGCGGGCAGGGGCGTGTACCGTCTTCTCATCGTGGCAAGCGCGCCCGGCTATATCCGCAGCTCGTCCTCGACGCGGCTGGTGCCCGATTACGTTATCGGCGATCCGCTGGCCGAGAAGATCGACACGCTCCTCGTCGCCGGCGGCCCGCATGCCGCCGTCGTCACGCCCGATGCCACCGTCGTGGACTGGCTACGCAGCACCGCGCCCGCAACGCGGCGCTACGGTTCGGTCTGCGCTGGCGCCTTCCTGCTCGCGGAAACTGGCCTGCTCGACGGGCGGCGCGTGACGACGCATTGGGCCGTCGCCGCGGAACTTTCCCGACGATACCCCGCCGTCACAGTCGAAGAAGACGCGATCCATGTCAGGGACGGCCGTCTCCGCACCGCCGCCGGCGTGACCGCCGGGCTCGATCTGGCGCTCGCCCTTGTCGAGGAGGATGTCGGCCGCGACATTGCCATGAAGGTCGCTGGCCAACTCGTCATGTTCTTCAAACGGCCCGGCGGCCAGATGCAGTTCAGTCGCAAGGAGGAAGCGGCGCCGGTCGGGCGCTCGGCCCTGCAGGAAGTACAGCGCTGGGTCGCCGCCAACCCGGCGGCCGACCACAGCGTCGCCGCTCTCGCCTATCGCATGGGTCTCAGTCCGCGCCATTTCGCGCGGCTGTTTCGGAGCGAACTTGGCGTCACGCCCGCCGTCTGGGTCGAAACGACGCGCATCGCCGTCGCGCGGCGGCTGCTGGAGGAAGGGCGCGAAACCCCAAAGCAGGTCGCGGCCCATTGTGGCTTCACCGACGCGGACACTCTGCGACGCGCCTTCGTGCGTCAGGTCGGCGTGACGCCCGCCGATTATCGCAGGCGGCACGCGCATCTGGCGGTGTGA
- a CDS encoding HD domain-containing protein — protein sequence MSLIIEGVSIPDSGLARAITEVVRDTESPLLFHHSSRVFYWGALSGKHRGLAFDLELLYAGAMFHDMGLVHQHSSHDERFEVDGANAARDFLRGYGIAQSDIDTVWTAIALHTTPGIPKHMHPVVALVTAGVEMDVLGLTYPEYDEAERHAVVHAHPRTTHFKEHIIQAFYDGIKHKPDTTFGNVKADVIADKEPTFKRGNFCSVIRGSAWAG from the coding sequence ATGTCGTTGATTATAGAAGGCGTCAGCATCCCGGACAGCGGGCTGGCGCGCGCCATCACGGAGGTAGTGAGGGATACGGAATCGCCGCTGCTGTTCCATCATTCCAGCCGTGTCTTCTACTGGGGTGCGCTGTCCGGAAAACATCGGGGCCTAGCCTTCGATCTGGAGCTTCTTTATGCGGGCGCAATGTTTCATGACATGGGGTTGGTGCATCAGCACAGCAGCCATGACGAGCGGTTCGAGGTGGATGGCGCGAATGCGGCGCGGGACTTCCTACGTGGCTACGGGATTGCTCAGTCCGACATTGACACCGTCTGGACGGCCATCGCCCTGCATACGACGCCGGGTATTCCCAAGCACATGCACCCCGTCGTCGCCCTCGTCACCGCCGGCGTCGAGATGGATGTGCTCGGCCTGACCTATCCTGAGTATGACGAGGCCGAACGCCATGCGGTGGTCCATGCCCATCCGCGCACGACGCATTTCAAGGAGCACATCATCCAGGCGTTCTACGACGGCATCAAGCATAAGCCGGACACGACGTTCGGCAATGTGAAAGCCGACGTCATCGCCGACAAGGAGCCGACGTTCAAGCGCGGCAATTTCTGCAGCGTGATCCGCGGGTCGGCCTGGGCGGGGTGA
- the tnpA gene encoding IS66-like element accessory protein TnpA, with product MAKVEILTGAERQRRWSTELKLSILQEAFCADGTVSDVARRHDVLPQQIYAWRRKFSRPKLKSPEIASFIPVSLIGALESSSEGSKRSGGRSRCKDVEIVLKNGRLLRIAADMDLEVLSSLVACVEAA from the coding sequence ATGGCCAAGGTTGAGATCCTGACGGGCGCCGAGCGACAACGTCGATGGTCGACAGAACTGAAGCTTTCGATATTGCAGGAAGCATTTTGCGCAGATGGCACCGTTTCTGATGTTGCGCGCCGGCACGACGTTCTTCCGCAGCAGATATACGCATGGCGAAGGAAGTTCTCGCGGCCCAAATTAAAGTCTCCGGAAATCGCATCGTTCATCCCCGTTTCGCTCATCGGAGCGTTGGAAAGCTCCAGCGAGGGCTCCAAGCGAAGTGGTGGCCGGTCGAGATGCAAAGACGTTGAGATCGTCCTGAAGAATGGTCGCCTACTCAGAATTGCAGCGGACATGGATCTCGAGGTGCTGTCGTCGCTTGTTGCTTGTGTGGAGGCAGCATGA
- the tnpB gene encoding IS66 family insertion sequence element accessory protein TnpB (TnpB, as the term is used for proteins encoded by IS66 family insertion elements, is considered an accessory protein, since TnpC, encoded by a neighboring gene, is a DDE family transposase.): protein MIGLSGNVPVYLACGVTDMRRGIDGLSAMVKAVMNEAPGSGAVFGFRGKRADRIKLLWWDGQGFCLFYKVLERGYFPWPTAKDGVAHLTQAQMSMLIEGIDWRRPAWTSAPARTG, encoded by the coding sequence ATGATCGGACTTTCTGGGAATGTGCCGGTTTATCTGGCCTGCGGCGTGACCGATATGCGGCGTGGCATTGATGGGCTTTCTGCGATGGTCAAGGCGGTGATGAATGAAGCGCCGGGGTCCGGCGCCGTCTTTGGCTTCCGCGGGAAACGTGCTGATCGGATCAAGCTTTTGTGGTGGGATGGCCAAGGCTTCTGCCTGTTCTACAAGGTTCTTGAGCGTGGATATTTTCCTTGGCCGACGGCTAAAGACGGCGTTGCCCATCTGACGCAGGCTCAGATGTCCATGCTTATTGAAGGGATCGATTGGCGTCGTCCGGCATGGACTTCGGCTCCCGCTCGAACCGGATGA